The proteins below come from a single Ictalurus punctatus breed USDA103 chromosome 29, Coco_2.0, whole genome shotgun sequence genomic window:
- the pcm1 gene encoding pericentriolar material 1 protein isoform X4, whose protein sequence is MATGGAPFDDCAEEQELHNWTISNGSLDDQLNNMQKKANRTSEKNRKKLSAVSESRLTNDISPESTPGAGRRRARTPHSFPHVKYATQMSVPDQAELDRLRQRINFTDLDERSIGSDSQGRVTAANNQRQLSSEPRKPFNFLPLHVNTNKSRDSSASAPPATTTGGKEAKKQSPGKELFAPVPVIPVAPVKEPYGVERTSGRPVVDGRGELAIDSSQVVSKLVQIREYISRASSMRDDLLEKNDVPANVERLSHLITHLKEQEKSYLRFLQKMLARENEEEEEDEGATVDSAVCSGSMAESASLNLEPRSEAADPTCYRVGGQQKEELENLRKQHELLQKMLQQQEELRELQNRQAALLTMQNRAEHAMDDTVVTETTGSVSGVSITSELNDELNDLIRRFHNQLHDTQSQAVPDNRRQAESLSLSREVSRSRSAHSPRGQQTLSAAGAAAAVSTSSASAKLTKLQELQDKKQTMDKILQELHSLRDQTLNNSSCRGASQRVSERPTASGREASGVSVARQESSSYDDEGNPAEKLRKLKEVHKRLNELRELVQYYEQTSDMMVDTVNENVNEDEEDETEDGSLFEAMFDSEQENREPITNIRNPAQPQSASNWMDMNTLTNACSSSNNRISRLNSQCEVNNRSATNLRSLNVPSAIECQYNRDGSYNGAKHGNGDEDDADAEEESGAGRGRRDSSGSGSSQGSSIADDAAFAQKVHRLQTAKQKLQQLRDLVAMVQSDDTDTTAANEDEGLQQQPNNTRLTAPKAKRELGLSDKAREKLYEEKLRQQQQELKQLHEERQRLMEIQGKIQDLQWACPDLQSSMSSAASGVAATTMMKKLPAAASTPAVAPSTSAKSNTAVLKHTTEPAPVTITDNELWSEMRRHQVLREELRQRRKHLESLMAEQQRRSDADPIQSFTQDDRTMATWGGSTQCPLGEEEDDEDYPSEPGAQEDEDEDEEDGAESSSSDEPHSYSNRKPGGSSGKNRDSVKGSSPRCSRSRPRSNPRGAKRQENLRWAADLSASESATHTHAHTHTHWQEQATQLQRQLDFSTAMCQMLLQDQQTLSCMLQSMLTAPYNVLPNNLGSPQVPLIMHQLNQCYTQLAWQQNNINRLKQTLNDLLRQQQQAPSWQQQHPNVAQVDSVSPSPFLPFPPISTLGMNNFSPLATGFNLSPMFPPAGSETQQASGAQASPDQHPDPNMSLKTEYLSFPPPLQRTPLNNAHTRSQDESKNSSWMNSSLNRNRTRDQERLDSHDSLSSVPDCVDPSTVTKSFRPGRKASAQASLASRDKTPKNRRRRGKNHNNAGLDSDSVSSTTELGHEREKERERERERERSSQPRTRDSDQSLLDKLTQEKLDSKTNKHNDVSSAAYAWRTPFLSNQIACTEAPDGSSDFSLFEALRETIYSEVATLISQNESRPHFLIELFHELQLLNTDYLRQRALYSLQDIVTRHLTEKSVAEEPGSSLGPGSQSELTPSESLATTDNDASEKDVRVKVGSRRKTALEGDSVDSESLLSTSSNLEPFASDDLGNTVIHLDKALVRMREFERMKLKAGFLPPAPPPPPVPPAAVSTAPPVCNPELPTVTTATAGGGPALNQGQDIRCPQIDTQQLDRQIKAIMTEVIPFLKEHMGEVCSPQLLTSVRRMVLMLTQQNHHSREFMRFFHKQLGGILQESLNKFVGRTLQNCGEDLLVEISEILFNELAFFRLMQDLDQNTHRAKRLTQTTPTKHTPSTQGKKSEGEKTFSPSYFDEDKDRDETEQGRTSLCLEVETERTDEKRSQDASEAEEEEDEEEEDELPISISLSKAETQALNNYGSGEDENEVEEVEEFEDGSVEVQTSLQASDNTAEPSQCTGVSLNGAAQEIKSDHESTESTEVQSSKSECIEVTEDERDAEATHTLNMDESAVPLAPPSQDSPRGSTTASPQTDSPVLVNADEVGSGNTSQKSDEEDFVKVEDLPVQLSVMCEEELCKQILEEQRSNNLRSELLNGNTEGLSGLVGNAHALKEPEPVGAQTA, encoded by the exons ATGGCGACAGGCGGAGCTCCGTTTGATGACTGTGCAGAAGAACAGGAGCTGCACAACTGGACCATTAGCAATGGCAGCCTGGATGACCAGCTCAATAATAtg CAGAAAAAGGCGAACCGGACATCGGAGAAGAACAGGAAGAAGCTCTCTGCCGTGTCCGAGAGCCGTCTGACCAACGACATCTCTCCGGAGTCGACACCAGGGGCGGGGCGCAGGCGAGCGAGAACGCCGCACTCCTTCCCTCACGTGAAGTACGCTACGCAGATGTCCGTTCCCGATCAGGCCGAGCTCGACCGACTGCGGCAGCGCATCAACTTCACCGACCTGGACGAG AGGAGCATTGGAAGCGACTCCCAGGGCCGCGTCACCGCAGCCAACAACCAGCGGCAGCTTTCCTCCGAGCCCAGGAAACCCTTCAACTTTCTCCCGCTGCACGTCAACACTAACAAAAGCAGGGATTCTTCTGCTTCTGCCCCGCCTGCTACCACTACAGGGGGTAAAGAAGCTAAGAAGCAGAGCCCAGGGAAGGAGCTGTTTGCTCCGGTGCCCGTCATACCTGTCGCACCTGTTAAAGAACCGTACGGAGTCGAGAGAACCTCAGGACGCCCTGTGGTGGACGGGAGAGGAGAACTGGCTATCGACAGCAGCCAG GTGGTCAGTAAGCTGGTGCAGATCCGTGAGTACATCAGCAGAGCCAGCTCTATGAGGGACGACCTGCTGGAGAAGAACGACGTTCCGGCTAACGTCGAGCGCCTCTCTCACctcatcacacacctgaagGAGCAGGAGAAGTCTTACTTGCGCTTTCTACAGAAGATGCTG GCGAGAGagaacgaggaggaggaggaggacgaagGTGCCACGGTGGACTCAGCGGTGTGTTCGGGCTCGATGGCCGAGAGCGCGTCTCTGAACTTAGAGCCTCGTTCAGAAGCCGCAGACCCCACC tgTTACCGGGTCGGGGGTCAGCAGAAGGAGGAGTTGGAGAACCTGCGCAAGCAGCACGAGCTCCTGCAGAAGATGCTGCAGCAGCAGGAGGAGCTGCGAGAGCTGCAGAACCGGCAGGCTGCCCTGCTCACCATGCAGAACCGAGCTGAACATGCCATGGACGACACTG ttgtAACAGAGACTACAGGAAGTGTGTCAGGTGTCAGCATCACTTCAGAACTCAATGATGAACTCAACGACCTCATTCGACGCTTCCACAACCAACTGCACGACACTCAG TCTCAGGCAGTGCCTGATAACCGGCGTCAGGCTGagagtctgtctctgtctagaGAGGTGTCCCGATCTCGTTCTGCCCACAGTCCTCGGGGGCAGCAAACACTTAGCGCTGCcggtgctgctgctgctgtttccACCTCCTCTGCTAGCGCCAAGCTCACCAAACTACAGGAGCTCCAGGACAAGAAGCAGACGATGGACAAAATCCTGCAGGAGCTTCATTCACTCCGAGACCAGACGCTGAACAACAGCTCCT gCCGTGGTGCATCTCAGCGAGTTTCTGAGCGTCCCACGGCATCAGGCCGAGAGGCGAGCGGCGTGTCTGTAGCAAGACAGGAGTCTTCATCTTATGACGATGAAGGAAATCCAGCTGAAAAACTGAG GAAGCTGAAGGAGGTGCATAAGCGGCTGAACGAGCTAAGAGAGCTGGTTCAGTACTACGAGCAGACGTCCGACATGATGGTGGACACGGTGAATGAGAACGTTAACGAAGACGAGGAGGACGAGACGGAGGACGGATCGCTCTTCGAAGCCATGTTCGATTCGGAACAGGAGAACCGAGAACCCATCACTAACATCAG aaatcCTGCTCAGCCTCAGTCTGCATCTAACTGGATGGACATGAACACACTGACGAACGCCTGCAGCAGCTCCAACAACAGAATCAGCCGGCTGAACTCTCAGTGTGAGGTCAACAACCGCTCGGCCACTAACCTGCGCAGCCTCAACGTCCCCTCTGCGATAG AGTGCCAGTATAACCGAGACGGCTCCTACAACGGCGCAAAGCACGGGAACGGAGATGAAGACGACGCTGACGCCGAGGAGGAAAGCGGGGCGGGGCGAGGAAGAAGAGACAGCTCCGGTTCCGGATCCAGTCAGGGTAGCAGCATTGCGGACGACGCGGCGTTCGCTCAGAAAGTCCACCGTCTCCAAACGGCCAAGCAGAAACTGCAGCAGCTCCGTGACCTGGTCGCCATGGTGCAG aGCGATGACACGGACACCACAGCAGCCAACGAGGATGAAGGATTGCAGCAGCAACCCAACAACACCAGACTGACTGCACCTAAAGCCAAGAGAGAACTTGGACTCTCTGACaaggccag ggAGAAGCTGTATGAGGAGAAGCTgaggcagcagcagcaggagctgAAGCAGCTTCatgaggagagacagagactgatggAGATCCAGGGCAAAATCCAGGACCTTCAGTGGGCCTGTCCTGATCTACAG TCGTCGATGTCGAGTGCGGCGAGTGGTGTGGCGGCGACGACAATGATGAAGAAGCTCCCTGCTGCAGCTTCCACTCCCGCTGTTGCACCGTCTACGTCAGCCAAGAGTAACACCGCCGTGCTGAAACACACCACCGAGCCCGCGCCCGTCACCATCACCGACAACGAG TTGTGGTCAGAGATGCGTAGACACCAGGTGCTGCGTGAGGAACTGAGGCAGAGACGGAAACATCTGGAAAGTCTGATGGCCGAGCAGCAGAGGAGGAGTGACGCGGACCCTATTCAGAGCTTCACCCAGGATGACCG GACCATGGCGACGTGGGGTGGCTCCACTCAGTGTCCACTGGGCGAGGAGGAGGACGATGAAGATTACCCATCTGAGCCTGGCGCGCAAGAAgacgaggatgaggatgaagaagaCGGAGCAGAGTCGAGCTCCAGCGATGAGCCGCATTCGTACTCTAACAGAAAACCTGGTGGCAGCAGTGGCAAGAACAGGGATAG TGTAAAGGGTTCATCTCCACGCTGCAGCAGATCTCGGCCTCGTTCCAATCCCAGAGGGGCAAAGAGGCAGGAGAACCTGCGCTGGGCCGCTGACCTGTCAGCCTCAGAGAGcgccactcacacacacgcacacactcacacacactggcagGAGCAGGCCACACAGCTGCAGAGACAGCTGGACTTCAGCACAGCCATGTGTCAGATGCTGCTGCAGGACCAGCAG actctGTCATGCATGCTGCAGTCAATGTTGACAGCACCGTATAACGTGTTGCCAAATAACCTGGGCTCACCACAGGTGCCCCTCATCATGCACCAGCTCAATCAGTGTTACACACAACTCGCCTGGCAACAGAACAACATCAacag GTTGAAGCAAACTCTCAATGACCTCCTTCGGCAACAGCAGCAGGCACCGTCATGGCAACAGCAGCATCCGAACGTAGCGCAGGTGGATTCCGTCTCTCCTTCGCCATTCCTGCCCTTCCCTCCCATCAGCACGCTCGGCATGAACAACTTTTCCCCTCTCGCCACTG gtTTTAATCTGTCTCCCATGTTCCCGCCAGCGGGTTCAGAGACTCAGCAGGCGTCAGGAGCTCAGGCCAGCCCGGATCAGCACCCCGACCCCAACATGTCCCTTAAAACCGAGTATCTGAGCTTCCCGCCCCCGCTGCAGAGGACCCCGCTCAACAACGCTCACACACG CTCTCAGGATGAGTCTAAAAACTCCAGCTGGATGAACTCCTCCCTGAACAGGAACAGGACACGTGACCAAGAACGGCTGGACTCTCATGATTCCCTGAGCAGCGTGCCTGACTGCGTCGACCCCTCCACCGTCACCAAGAGCTTCAGACCCGGGCGCAAAGCCTCGGCTCAGGCCAGCCTTGCCTCCAGAGACAAAACGCCAAAGAACCGTCGCAGGAGGGGCAAGAACCACAACAACGCAG GTTTGGACAGTGACAGCGTTTCGAGCACCACAGAGCTTGGTCATGAGCgcgaaaaggagagagagagagaacgagaacgAGAGCGCTCGTCTCAGCCAAGAACCCGGGATTCGGACCAGAGCCTCCTGGACAAGCTTACCCAGGAGAAACTGGACAGCAAGACCAACAAGCACAACGATGTCTCCTCAG CAGCGTATGCATGGAGAACCCCCTTCCTCTCTAACCAAATCGCATGCACCGAAGCTCCAG acGGCAGCAGTGACTTCTCTCTGTTCGAGGCTCTGAGGGAGACCATCTACTCGGAGGTGGCCACTCTGATCTCACAGAATGAGTCTCGTCCTCACTTCCTCATTGAGCTCTTCCACGAACTGCAGCTTCTCAACACCGACTACCTTCGCCAGAGGGCGCTCTACTCACTGCAG GATATTGTAACCAGGCACCTGACTGAGAAGAGCGTTGCCGAGGAGCCGGGGTCGTCGCTAGGGCCGGGGTCACAGTCTGAACTCACTCCCAGCGAGAGTCTCGCCACTACTGACAAc GACGCATCTGAGAAGGACGTGAGGGTGAAGGTCGGCTCCAGAAGGAAGACAGCTTTGGAGGGAGACTCTGTGGACAGCGAGAGCCTGTTGTCTACGTCTTCGAACCTGGAGCCGTTCGCCAGCGATGACCTGG GTAACACAGTGATTCATTTAGATAAAGCTCTGGTGCGAATGCGGGAGTTTGAGCGAATGAAATTAAAGGCTGGGTttcttcctcctgctcctcctcctcctcctgttcctcctgCTGCAGTCTCTACAGCGCCCCCTGTCTGTAATCCTGAGCTTCCCACTGTTACCACTGCTACTGCTGGTGGTGGTCCAGCGCTTAACCAAG gtcaggACATACGTTGCCCTCAGATTGATACACAGCAGTTGGACAGACAGATCAAAGCAATCATGACGGAGGTCATTCCCTTCCTGAAG gagCACATGGGTGAGGTGTGTTCTCCGCAACTCCTGACATCGGTGAGGCGCATGGTGCTGATGCTGACTCAGCAAAACCACCACAGCCGAGAGTTTATGCGCTTCTTCCACAAACAACTCGGGGGTATcctgcag GAGTCCCTGAATAAGTTTGTTGGCCGCACGCTGCAGAACTGTGGTGAGGATCTCCTGGTGGAGATCTCGGAGATCCTCTTTAACGAGCTCGCCTTCTTCAGGCTCATGCAGGACCTGGACCAGAACACACACCGCGCCAAGAGACTCACACAGACCACGCCCACTAAACACACACCTTCCACCCAG GGGAAGAAGTCTGAAGGGGAAAAGACCTTCTCACCTTCGTACTTTGACGAAGATAAA GACCGGGACGAGACGGAGCAGGGACGGACGAGTCTATGCCTCGAGGTAGAGACAGAGCGAACAGATGAGAAACGGAGCCAGGACGCCTCAGaggcggaggaggaggaagatgaagaggaagaagacgaACTGCCGATATCTATAA gcttgTCCAAAGCGGAGACACAGGCGTTGAATAACTACGGTAGCGGTGAGGATGAGAACGAGGTTGAGGAGGTTGAGGAGTTTGAGGACGGATCTGTGGAAGTGCAGACGTCCCTGCAGGCCTCAGACAACACCGCAGAACcctcacag tgtacTGGAGTTTCACTAAACGGAGCTGCGCAGGAGATCAAGTCAGACCACGAGAGCACAGAAAGtactgaag TGCAGAGCTCCAAGTCAGAGTGTATAGAGGTGACTGAGGACGAGCGAGACGCCGAAGCCACGCACACACTCAACATGGACGAGTCTGCTGTCCCTCTTGCCCCGCCCTCACAGGACAGTCCTCGTGGCTCCACCACGGCCAGCCCTCAGACCGACTCACCTGTTCTGGTTAACGCAGAT GAGGTGGGGTCTGGAAACACCAGTCAGAAATCTGATGAGGAGGATTTTGTGAAGGTTGAAGACCTGCCAGTGCAGCTCTCAGTgatgtgtgag gaggaGCTGTGTAAGCAGATCTTAGAGGAACAGAGGAGCAATAACCTGAGGAGTGAGCTGCTGAACGGAAATACAGAGGGGCTGAGTGGACTTGTGGGTAATGCGCACGCTCTCAAAGAGCCTG AACCCGTCGGAGCCCAGACTGCATGA